Proteins from one Mugil cephalus isolate CIBA_MC_2020 chromosome 15, CIBA_Mcephalus_1.1, whole genome shotgun sequence genomic window:
- the LOC125021505 gene encoding uncharacterized protein LOC125021505 isoform X2, with translation MQEHTNRLGHRHHVRYRRHLKLYHLKQEAQGLKNQHLFKEGIPQYPRPEFHVSRLRYDTKKESLRFIRRDEGFKAPADRAASGPGSGPGLVWFSLDVGPEEVRSAETRLLEKTFPDRTKEQADTQQSFLWRFATSPAFKETSRLGSYRFTFPLEEVLENYRDQFCSGQQPVMRVYKTTLFKQEVQYSVLVHSPANEEQFSKCPLLSDHPNAVCVYRDGRFVWRPEAMCETHRYKLVRRPDEKHLDAEELDWPESYVWDHVSVALHVDDQVLKFGAGRLRENLSFCYRGEAPISCPWDFDTLDVAEVLVKELWPNSGSELKEGTSLEQSFTAAGGRPV, from the exons ATGcaggaacacacaaacaggctgGGACATCGACATCATGTTCGTTACAGGCGACACCTGAAGCTCTATCATTTGAAACAGGAAGCTCAAGGTCTGAAAAACCAGCATCTGTTCAAGGAAGGCATCCCACAGTACCCCAGACCAGAGTTTCATGTGTCTCGTCTGAGGTAcgacacaaagaaagagagtTTACGTTTCATCAGGAGGGATGAAGGCTTCAAGGCTCCTGCAGACAGAGCGGCCTCTGGACCGGGCtctggacctggtctggtctggttcagTCTGGATGTGGGGCCAGAAGAGGTGAGGTCAGCTGAGACCAGACTCCTGGAGAAAACCTTCCCAGACCGGACCAAGGAGCAGGCTGACACCCAGCAGAGCTTCCTGTGGAGGTTCGCCACCTCCCCGGCCTTTAAGGAGACGTCCCGGCTGGGCTCGTACCGCTTCACCTTCCCCCTGGAGGAGGTCCTGGAGAACTACAGGGACCAG TTTTGTTCTGGTCAGCAGCCGGTCATGAGGGTCTACAAGACCACCCTGTTCAAACAGGAGGTCCAGTACTCTGTCCTGGTCCACAGTCCAGCCAACGAGGAGCAGTTCTCTAAGTGTCCTTTGCTGAGTGACCACCCAAACGCTGTGTGCGTTTACCGAGACGGTCGCTTCGTCTGGAGGCCGGAGGCCATGTGTGAGACTCACAG GTACAAGTTGGTCCGCAGACCTGATGAGAAGCACCTGGACGCTGAGGAGCTAGACTGGCCCGAGTCTTACGTTTGGGATCACGTCAGCGTCGCTCTGCATGTGGACGATCAG GTGCTGAAGTTTGGTGCTGGTCGTCTAAGAGAGAACCTCAGCTTCTGTTACCGAGGGGAAGCACCGATCAGTTGTCCTTGGGATTTTGATACTTTGGATGTTGCTGAAGTCCTGGTGAAAGAGCTGTGGCCAAACAGCGGCTCTGAACTGAAGGAAGGGACTTCACTGGAGCAGAGCTTCACAG ctgctggaggacgACCGGTCTAG
- the LOC125021505 gene encoding uncharacterized protein LOC125021505 isoform X1, whose protein sequence is MQEHTNRLGHRHHVRYRRHLKLYHLKQEAQGLKNQHLFKEGIPQYPRPEFHVSRLRYDTKKESLRFIRRDEGFKAPADRAASGPGSGPGLVWFSLDVGPEEVRSAETRLLEKTFPDRTKEQADTQQSFLWRFATSPAFKETSRLGSYRFTFPLEEVLENYRDQFCSGQQPVMRVYKTTLFKQEVQYSVLVHSPANEEQFSKCPLLSDHPNAVCVYRDGRFVWRPEAMCETHRYKLVRRPDEKHLDAEELDWPESYVWDHVSVALHVDDQVLKFGAGRLRENLSFCYRGEAPISCPWDFDTLDVAEVLVKELWPNSGSELKEGTSLEQSFTEAAGGRPV, encoded by the exons ATGcaggaacacacaaacaggctgGGACATCGACATCATGTTCGTTACAGGCGACACCTGAAGCTCTATCATTTGAAACAGGAAGCTCAAGGTCTGAAAAACCAGCATCTGTTCAAGGAAGGCATCCCACAGTACCCCAGACCAGAGTTTCATGTGTCTCGTCTGAGGTAcgacacaaagaaagagagtTTACGTTTCATCAGGAGGGATGAAGGCTTCAAGGCTCCTGCAGACAGAGCGGCCTCTGGACCGGGCtctggacctggtctggtctggttcagTCTGGATGTGGGGCCAGAAGAGGTGAGGTCAGCTGAGACCAGACTCCTGGAGAAAACCTTCCCAGACCGGACCAAGGAGCAGGCTGACACCCAGCAGAGCTTCCTGTGGAGGTTCGCCACCTCCCCGGCCTTTAAGGAGACGTCCCGGCTGGGCTCGTACCGCTTCACCTTCCCCCTGGAGGAGGTCCTGGAGAACTACAGGGACCAG TTTTGTTCTGGTCAGCAGCCGGTCATGAGGGTCTACAAGACCACCCTGTTCAAACAGGAGGTCCAGTACTCTGTCCTGGTCCACAGTCCAGCCAACGAGGAGCAGTTCTCTAAGTGTCCTTTGCTGAGTGACCACCCAAACGCTGTGTGCGTTTACCGAGACGGTCGCTTCGTCTGGAGGCCGGAGGCCATGTGTGAGACTCACAG GTACAAGTTGGTCCGCAGACCTGATGAGAAGCACCTGGACGCTGAGGAGCTAGACTGGCCCGAGTCTTACGTTTGGGATCACGTCAGCGTCGCTCTGCATGTGGACGATCAG GTGCTGAAGTTTGGTGCTGGTCGTCTAAGAGAGAACCTCAGCTTCTGTTACCGAGGGGAAGCACCGATCAGTTGTCCTTGGGATTTTGATACTTTGGATGTTGCTGAAGTCCTGGTGAAAGAGCTGTGGCCAAACAGCGGCTCTGAACTGAAGGAAGGGACTTCACTGGAGCAGAGCTTCACAG aagctgctggaggacgACCGGTCTAG